The Hippoglossus hippoglossus isolate fHipHip1 chromosome 16, fHipHip1.pri, whole genome shotgun sequence genomic sequence CGTCTTACGCAGCAAGATCTGTCCACATGAGACAAAGGGGGCGGTCGTAGCTCACTGAAGCCATCACAAAGCCTAGAGGCAGATGTCTGGTTGGATTTTAGTCTTAAGAACTCTAAAGAACTGGTCGAAGCAAAGCTAAAAGCCAATGAAGGTGAATAACTGAGAAAAGAACACTAATGTGAAAGTATTGATTGAGACATCACCCAGATACTTGAAGTGCAGAACCATCTGATCAAAAAGCCTCCTAAATTAACATctaaatttatgtttttaatacacaGAAGCAGGGCATGGGAACTTAATGAAATGTATCGAAAGaaacatttataacctctaaccAACCTAATTTTGCACATGTCGGTTAATACTTTCCCCAATGCGTGCATTCACGCGCTGTTTCCGCTACGTTCCGTGTGGTATCACcctgctcctccctccacactccccTGATGACCTGAGCTCACATTacacgttaacaataaacaccaacactaatcagaagttattaggacacgtaggCTACAGGACTTGAAGTTTACCTTGTGTATGTTTGATTCACTCTAACGTTTAGgagacacatatttaaacactgaaaaaaaattCACTACGGTGGAGGAGCACTTGTACAATGTCCTTAATACATTAGCTGAGTCTTTTATATCCTTGTGAAAATGTTACAGTATTGGTGCTAGGCGATAAAGCCAACAATTATATcgcaaaaaaaatgttcatgtctGTCAATAGTAACAATCATTTTACAtatctgaggtagatcaattttgtgttatacctcctcactgtgctggCACACAATGGATAAGCATATCGATATCTATTGGACTTCTGTTATTGCAAAATGTGATATGTGAGAAGACCTGAGGGGTGTCTCTTGATCAAGTTGATCACATGACTTATTCAGACAGCCTATTCACAGCCGAGTGTTTTCTTTGAAACTAGACCAAAAGTAGATCAATTCTGAAGACAGGATACCTCTCAGATATCGACTGTAACATTGTTAGGCATTATTATGTCATTGACCACAGGCAGATAGATATACGACTCTTTTTCTGGGGGATGTAATTATTCATCTAACTCAGTAGTTAGATGTAAATTGTTACAGGGGATGGgtgtatgttgtattatattcTACTACTTTATTTTGTGAATAATACCCTGACTGTCAAATTTCTGCAGACCACAGTTACCTGACCTATTAAATAGTATTTCTCGCAGCaattttttcacctttttttattttacaggcaCTGACCTCAGAGTTGCTGCTGTCACTAACAACATCTGACCTTAGTGCAGTAACACAGCTGCATTGAGCCCTGGGGCAAAAAGTGGCTGCTCAGAATGTGAttctctttagctgctttcagacgtgcactgaactccgcactTCCTCCGTATTTACTCCGGAGGAGGGGCATGTGCtaacgcaaatgtccaagtgagatgCTCTGCGGTGTCGGCAGACTTTCTTTGCCTGGCCCCCTCGTATaatgtctgtagaaatccaggagaagtgtTGTGTGAATACAGAGAGGGATTCCCTgctggattcaccacgagcggggtgggggggttggcgGTTCAAACACGCAAAGGAcgcaaacatttaaaaaacaaaaagaaaacatctccCTGCGAAAAAGatatgtgaagagagtttgtggtgataagagctagagccagtgtctgtgtgatgtaaacaaaatctCGTGATCTacacagcagagttaatacgtcacttcctgtctgcctgctgcacccaaCTGCTCCACCTCTTGCATGAATAATgctgaggatttgttgctgttgttcagCGTCTGTGCAGCGAACCacccgctgtgttgtgcatgtgtgaaaggcaaactttgggtaaacgctgcagccaattctccagattttacccgcaggtcatgtctgaaaacagctatacaCTGACTTTCAGTGGGGACAACTGAGAAATAATCCTACACGAGCTGTTTTTGTGGGGATGAAAGTAGGTTACTTAAATTCACACTATTGCATAGAAACATGGCCGGACCGTCTTGTAGTAAATTATTTTTGCGTTAATGCGTTTTGAACAGTGCTAAAGAGATTTGATGTCAACAACGTAGAGCTGtggtactttttttttttttttttggccatACCCTTATTTTCCATCACTTTTCTCTTAGTTCTTACAACATGTCCAAACTGGTATACCGTGACTGAATGGGGTTTGGTCTACATTCATCATGGAGGACTCATCTTTGAGTAACTACAGATACACTTGAAAGGGTCTGACTAAAGAGTCTCTGACTCAGGGACCACAGCCCCACTTTCTCATTTGAGTTATTTTCCtagtgttttttgtgtgttactgtcATGACATATATCTATGAGtttgaattgaaaaaaaacattttctgactTTATCCCCTCTTGCTCGCTTGCTCTACCTCTCTGCTGCCATTGCCAGTGTTTACTTTCCTGGAGAGTGTGGTTTCAGCTTCAAAGCCAGTGCAGGAATGCGTAtgccctcctcccccctcctgcctcttttctctccacccAATGCTCCACTTCCCCCCGTCCTTCCTCACCTAAATAGTAGCTAGCTGCTAAACTTAATGAAGGCTTTGTGTGcgagctgctgttgtttggaTGGCTGGTgtgaacagaggaggaaatccaagaaagggaggaggcaggaaaggaaagaaggcCCAGGAAACTTACTTGTCTGGACTGCTTCATTTTAACAAAACAcctcagaaaaaacacacacaaacaatcgGCCTTAATCTCTGCTATGAtcactttgttttaaaataaaatgtcttgtGTTTGATTGGAAAGAAAGTAGATCGGCAGTGTAGAGAGCAAAGGCGAGCTGTGACTGGGGTAGTTGCCctaattgccttttttttctccgttTCAGATCAGGAAGCTGTGTTGGTCGCGGTTTGAGAACGGAACATGGCTTCCCAGGGTGAGTTCATATTTTTCAGAAATTACCTATTTACTCTCTAGCTTCTATTTAATCATTTCTCTGCATATTTgacaccccccacacacagtgtgttaaaCTTTGCTGCTGTTCCAAACTGCCTCTTCTCCTGGTGCAGATCTTTTTCTCATTAGAGCAAAGTGAATTAGTTATTGATTTCAGTTTAGTGTGAAATCAAACTTCATGCTCAAATGGTGAAATGGCAGGTTAGAGTGAGATAGAAATCTATCCTGTGCATTCAGAGACTGTTGGTACTCTGCTTATTAAATAACATTGTTAATACAGTATTTTGAACCATCCTTTTTACAAAATACTTTTGCTGGATAGGACAAGTGCAATTAAATTTCTGACAGTTATTGTGTAGACCATTTATTTCTCCCGCAACACTGTTCCAAAGAAATTATAAAGCTGACAATACCGGTTCCTCTGCATTATGTCATTATTGTCATCTGCTGCATCATGGACTGCATCAAGTTTTTCTAATGGATAACCACATAGCTTCTCTGCTCATTGGTTGTAGTCAACTATTGGCTGTGTCTTGCGTAGCATTTTACTCTTCTGGTTCCTGCCTGTCACCATTTACAAATTTTCTTCACCTTGGTAAACAACAAATTACAAGTGCAAGATGGCCAACAATTTTATTTGGACAAAGATTTGGATCATGCAAACACAGTCTTCCCATGTCTGACTGctttttgtgatattttctttGCAGGGAATTTGCAATTCTAAAACACTATTTTACAGATCTCTGCTGTCCAAGATAATTGTGATTGGTCTAAAGAATCTAACAAGCCAGAGCCTTTTTCCCTCGATAGAAGAATTGAACAAGctatttttccatttgttgaTGCACACTTTTTAATACTCCTGTCTCTTACAGCTGATCTGATGGAGCTGGACATGGCCATGGAGCCAGACCGTAAGGCAGCAGTCAGTCACTGGCAACAACAGTCCTACCTGGACTCAGGCATCCATTCAGGTGCCACCACAACTGCTCCCTCCCTCAGTGGGAAGGGCAACCCTGAGGAAGACGATGTCGACAACCAGGTTATGTATGAGTGGGAGCAGGGCTTCAACCAGAACTTCTCCCAGGACCAAGTACAAGGTAAGTTGTGATACACTCCTTTGATAATAGGAGAAAGAGCTGTTCACTGCACATGGAATCTTGGAGCTTAAAACCTAATATAACAAAACAACTGATGGTCCCTCTTTTCCAGATATAGATGGTCAGTATGCCATGACACGTGCACAGCGGGTGCGTGCGGCAATGTTCCCAGAGACTCTTGAGGAGGGCATGCAGATCCCCTCGACACAGTTTGATGCAGCAAACCCCACCAACGTCCAGAGGCTGGCAGAGCCATCGCAAATGCTCAAACACGCCGTGGTCAATCTGATCAATTATCAAGATGACGCTGAATTGGCAACCAGAGCCATACCAGAACTCACCAAACTTCTCAACGATGAAGACCAGGTACTTGTCCATTGTGAAAGTATCTCCTGGATTTAGctcttgttttttcttactATCATCCCATAACGTTCgtgtctgtctcctccaggtCGTAGTAAACAAAGCTGCAGTGATGGTCCACCAGCTTTCAAAGAAAGAGGCTTCTCGCCATGCCATCATGCGCTCCCCACAGATGGTGTCTGCTATTGTCAGGACCATGCAGAACACAAACGATGTAGAGACGGCTCGCTGTACCGCGGGAACACTGCACAACCTTTCCCATCACAGAGAGGGTCTGCTGGCCATCTTCAAGTCTGGAGGAATACCTGCTCTAGTTAAAATGCTTGGGTATGTGAAAGGACGATGTGAGGatagtttgtttcttttatttaatttactatTGCTCACCTGTACAGAAAGcaacgttttgtttttttttacgtgatTTTCTGATTCTCAGTTAATGGTTACTCTCTGACTCCGCTGTCTATCAACTGTGACAGAGATTTAGTTGTGCATCTTTTCCAGTGGCACAGTAATCTAATAAtctgtctgtcctgcagttCACCAGTGGACTCTGTCCTGTTCTACGCTATCACCACCCTCCACAACCTCCTCCTGCACCAGGAAGGAGCCAAGATGGCTGTCCGTCTAGCTGGTGGTCTACAGAAAATGGTGGCTCTACTCAACAAGACCAATGTCAAATTCCTGGCCATCACCACTGACTGTCTCCAGATACTGGCCTACGGCAACCAGGAAAGCAAGGTGAATAGCAGGATTTTGACATTTCAAGACAACAGCTCTCCACAGTGGCCATCATGAGAACATTCAAACCCCTAATGTTTTACATGTGTTCTGTTTGTGTAGTTGATAATCCTGGCCAGTGGTGGCCCTCAGGCATTGGTCAACATCATGAGGACCTACACCTATGAGAAGCTGCTGTGGACCACAAGCCGAGTTCTCAAAGTGCTGTCAGTCTGCTCCAGTAACAAGCCTGCCATTGTAGAAGCTGGTACGTCTCAAACAATCGAGAGAATATCATGCTACTGTTATTatagatttattgtttttgtacattCATGAGTTCTTCCTTTTGgcttattttaaatgtatttatcatcTCAACCACTGCAgcaaacaacaataacagaaaatatattGATTTGTGATAACGCTAACATGTTACTTTTTGGTAACTAATTCTCTCCATGTTCCAGGAGGCATGCAGGCTCTGGGGCTCCACCTGACAGACCCCAGCCAGAGACTGGTCCAGAACTGTCTCTGGACTCTCAGGAACCTATCAGATGCTGCCACCAAACAGGTGATGAGAACTGTCCCTTGTACTAACACTGAAGCAGAAGTCATTATGTGGGGTATCGGGCAACATTACTGAGCAGATGCCTATACAGACAACTTCccagtctttccttgcatgtTAACATAACTGTGTATCTCTACAGGAGGGAATGGAGGGTCTGCTGGGAACCCTGGTTCAGCTGCTCGGCAGTGATGACATTAATGTGGTGACCTGTGCTGCTGGTATTCTGTCTAACCTGACCTGTAACAACTACAAGAACAAGATGATGGTCTGTCAGGTGAGGAGACACACCGCACATACACagttcatatttaaaaaaaattctaatatGATTGAGACAGTAAGATTGAATGTGTGATGTATCATTAATGTGTCTCTCTGTAGGTTGGAGGTATTGAGGCGTTGGTGCGCACAGTGCTCCGggcaggagacagagaagacatCACAGAGCCAGCAATTTGTGCCCTGCGTCACCTCACATCTCGACACCAGGACGCTGAGATGGCACAGAATGCTGTGAGACTGCACTACGGTCTGCCTGTGGTTGTCAAATTACTACATCCGCCGTCACACTGGCCTCTCATtaaggtacacacacagacgcgcACAGACTTGCCAGCAGCAGTCTGCCACATAAGCTGTTCTTCGTACTGTCAGACAGTTATTTGGCTGTACTTTTAGTGCACTGAAGCATTCTACACTTAACCAAACATTGAAGCCAAAATAATGGGCCAAACCTGGCTTTAAAGGCTCAGTATTGTAGTGGAGCTGGCTACTGACCCATGTTGGCAGCAGATCTCCTTTGGGCCTCTCAGGGTTGAATGttttgtgcaataaaaatgCACTGACTCACTGCTGTAAGTTGCAAATCCCTGCTTGTTCTGTGCCCAGTCCAATGTAGAGACCGCAAGGTGCACCtgagtgacatcatcaggtcTATAATATATGGTATTTGTTGTTATTGACCACTAAAATCAGTATTAGTACAATTTGTCCCTCGACTGAGACAAATTGTTTCACCTGTGGTCTGGCAGAGGGAATCAAGAGAGAATTAGAATGTTGCAATTCAACATATGTGAATACAAACCTGTATTTGAAAACGTAGCTTTTTACTGTGATCCCTGATCAGCTGTAAAGCTAACTACCTAAAGTTGGCATTTAAATAACATGTAACTGTTTCTCCATCAGGCGACAGTTGGTCTGATCCGTAATCTGGCTCTGTGCCCTGCAAACCACTCTCCTCTGAGGGAGCAGGGAGCCATCCCCAGACTGGTTCAGCTGCTGGTCAGAGCACACcaagacacacagagacgcacCAGCATGGGaggcacacagcagcagtttgtggtGAGAGCTCGCACGAACACACACGTCCATAACTAAACCAGCATGGCATAATGGAACACATAGTCCAGTGGTGCCATGTTTCATCAAAGTGTTTCCTACAGTTTGAACTTGACTAATTGTGTTGTAGGAGGGAGTTCGTATGGAGGAGATAGTGGAGGGCTGCACAGGAGCACTTCACATCCTGGCCAGAGATGTCCACAACAGAATAGTCATCAGAGGACTAAACACCATTCCACTCTTTGTACAGGTACAATAATGCTTTTTTCACACAGTCAACCCAAATAATATTGAGAATGAGGAGCTTGAACTGCTCTGAAGATTTCAAGATGTTATAAACTTGATAATTGTCAGAAGCAAATTAATGGGGAAAATGGATctaaatatttgtaatatagGGGTAGTTTTAAAAATCATGACTTTTTCCATGGTCAGTAAAGAAGAGTTTCTTGTGCTGTCTGCTGTGTCATCACATTCATTGTTGCATCCCTGAACTAGtggtctgcagcagcacaataCTGTGCAGCCTGAGTTTTGCTGAGCAtcctgtctgtatttgtgtgcagctgctgtATTCTCCCATTGAGAACATCCAGCGTGTAGCAGCAGGCGTCCTGTGTGAGCTGGCTCAGGACAAAGAGGCTGCTGAGGCCATCGAGGCAGAGGGAGCCACTGCCCCACTCACAGAGCTCTTGCACAGCCGCAACGAAGGAGTTGGTATGtgaacaacacatttacatactgcaGTCATTC encodes the following:
- the ctnnb1 gene encoding catenin beta-1; the protein is MASQADLMELDMAMEPDRKAAVSHWQQQSYLDSGIHSGATTTAPSLSGKGNPEEDDVDNQVMYEWEQGFNQNFSQDQVQDIDGQYAMTRAQRVRAAMFPETLEEGMQIPSTQFDAANPTNVQRLAEPSQMLKHAVVNLINYQDDAELATRAIPELTKLLNDEDQVVVNKAAVMVHQLSKKEASRHAIMRSPQMVSAIVRTMQNTNDVETARCTAGTLHNLSHHREGLLAIFKSGGIPALVKMLGSPVDSVLFYAITTLHNLLLHQEGAKMAVRLAGGLQKMVALLNKTNVKFLAITTDCLQILAYGNQESKLIILASGGPQALVNIMRTYTYEKLLWTTSRVLKVLSVCSSNKPAIVEAGGMQALGLHLTDPSQRLVQNCLWTLRNLSDAATKQEGMEGLLGTLVQLLGSDDINVVTCAAGILSNLTCNNYKNKMMVCQVGGIEALVRTVLRAGDREDITEPAICALRHLTSRHQDAEMAQNAVRLHYGLPVVVKLLHPPSHWPLIKATVGLIRNLALCPANHSPLREQGAIPRLVQLLVRAHQDTQRRTSMGGTQQQFVEGVRMEEIVEGCTGALHILARDVHNRIVIRGLNTIPLFVQLLYSPIENIQRVAAGVLCELAQDKEAAEAIEAEGATAPLTELLHSRNEGVATYAAAVLFRMSEDKPQDYKKRLSVELTSSLFRTEPMAWNETGDLGLDIGAQGDHLGYRQEDPSYRSFHSGGYGGDTMGMEPMMDHDLGGGHHPGQDYPPVEGLPDLGHAQELIEGLPPGDSNQLAWFDTDL